The following proteins are encoded in a genomic region of Gimesia algae:
- a CDS encoding dienelactone hydrolase family protein, whose amino-acid sequence MPPTDFKQKLLAGLGGDWPAPPDLNVKHRETIQKDGYRIESLTYEAEVGDPVPAMLLIPDMVSPAHPAPAVAVWHQHAGQYHLGKSEPAGLAGNPMHHTGAALAKEGFVVLCPDALCFEERQDPTGKLKTGNFERFEFLRYVVDGKCMAWKNILDMKRAIDFLQSRAEVIDEKIGCYGHSMGSTHTWLIGPWEPRLKCLVGNCCLPTYKGIHREHMLHCFPNFIPGIYEFGDTPDIAALIAPRPLHLNFGELDGGSPIDEVRSGVKIIANNYAVMNAETNFTYYIEEGSGHVLSPIMWEKTLSQFQRYLKT is encoded by the coding sequence ATGCCCCCCACCGATTTTAAACAAAAACTGTTAGCTGGTCTGGGCGGAGACTGGCCCGCGCCGCCAGACCTGAATGTCAAACATCGTGAAACGATTCAGAAGGATGGTTACCGGATTGAATCGCTGACCTACGAAGCCGAGGTCGGCGATCCGGTTCCCGCCATGCTGCTGATTCCCGATATGGTCTCGCCCGCGCATCCTGCGCCGGCTGTTGCTGTCTGGCATCAGCATGCCGGGCAGTACCATCTGGGGAAAAGCGAACCGGCAGGCCTGGCCGGAAACCCCATGCATCACACCGGAGCGGCGCTCGCCAAAGAGGGCTTTGTCGTACTCTGTCCCGATGCGCTCTGCTTTGAAGAACGACAGGATCCCACTGGCAAACTCAAAACAGGGAATTTTGAACGCTTCGAATTCCTGCGCTACGTCGTCGACGGTAAATGCATGGCCTGGAAAAACATTCTGGACATGAAACGAGCCATCGACTTTCTGCAGAGCCGTGCCGAAGTCATAGACGAGAAAATCGGCTGCTACGGACACTCGATGGGTTCCACACATACCTGGCTCATCGGCCCTTGGGAACCACGCCTCAAATGTCTGGTCGGCAACTGCTGTCTGCCCACTTACAAAGGCATTCATCGCGAACACATGCTGCACTGTTTTCCGAATTTCATTCCTGGAATTTATGAATTTGGTGATACCCCCGACATCGCTGCCCTGATCGCTCCCAGGCCGTTGCATCTGAATTTCGGCGAACTGGACGGAGGCAGCCCGATCGACGAAGTTCGCAGCGGTGTCAAAATAATTGCAAACAACTATGCTGTCATGAATGCAGAAACAAACTTTACTTATTATATTGAAGAGGGATCAGGTCACGTGCTCTCCCCCATCATGTGGGAGAAGACACTGTCTCAGTTCCAGCGTTACCTGAAGACATAA
- a CDS encoding HD domain-containing protein, with protein sequence MNSSKQRRQIIFEAARLMYSRQETEYYRAKMKAARKVCQGWVKPADLPSNREIRDEIQRFACTFEGESRTENLLGMRLQALRFLRMFKPFHPKLIGSTLTGHIRQGSDIDIHVFSHSCEAVTAQLDEEGISYRVEHKTVKKHGEERIFTHIHIQDEFPVELTLYPTERSSYEFKCSITGKRIERATLPEFEQLLEKEYPGIDLDQRLAEVEESIDRFQMYRLLLLPLAGVKQSKKYHPEGDALYHSLQVYDLACDELPYDEEFQLAALLHDVGKAIDPHDHVEAGLQALEGLITERTAWLIQHHMDAHAIRAGTLGARARRRLMANESYEDLLLLEDCDHNGREPGVEVPDVEDALEAIQELSRLCG encoded by the coding sequence ATGAATTCCAGTAAACAGCGCCGCCAGATAATTTTTGAAGCGGCACGACTGATGTATTCGCGACAAGAGACGGAGTATTATCGGGCCAAAATGAAAGCGGCTCGCAAAGTCTGTCAGGGCTGGGTCAAACCCGCCGATCTGCCTAGTAATCGCGAAATTCGAGACGAAATCCAGCGTTTTGCCTGCACGTTTGAAGGCGAATCCCGAACCGAAAATCTGCTGGGCATGCGCTTGCAGGCTTTACGGTTCCTGCGAATGTTCAAGCCGTTTCATCCAAAACTGATTGGCAGTACCCTGACCGGACATATTCGGCAGGGGTCGGATATCGATATCCATGTCTTTTCACACAGTTGTGAAGCGGTTACAGCACAACTGGATGAGGAAGGGATTTCATATCGTGTCGAACACAAAACAGTGAAAAAGCATGGTGAAGAACGAATTTTTACGCACATTCATATTCAGGATGAATTTCCCGTAGAACTGACTTTATATCCGACTGAACGGTCGAGCTATGAATTTAAATGTTCGATCACAGGGAAACGGATTGAACGCGCCACACTGCCAGAGTTTGAACAACTGCTGGAAAAAGAATATCCGGGCATCGATCTGGATCAGCGGCTGGCGGAAGTCGAAGAAAGCATCGACCGGTTTCAGATGTACCGACTGTTGCTGCTGCCCCTGGCAGGAGTCAAACAATCCAAAAAATATCATCCGGAAGGAGATGCGTTGTACCACAGCCTGCAGGTATATGATCTTGCGTGTGATGAACTTCCTTATGACGAAGAGTTTCAACTGGCGGCGTTACTGCATGACGTGGGAAAAGCCATTGATCCACACGATCATGTGGAAGCAGGCTTACAGGCTCTGGAAGGATTAATTACTGAACGGACTGCCTGGCTGATTCAGCATCATATGGATGCGCATGCTATCCGGGCAGGAACTTTGGGAGCACGCGCACGGAGGCGGTTGATGGCGAACGAAAGCTATGAAGACCTGCTGCTATTGGAAGATTGTGATCATAACGGTCGCGAACCGGGAGTCGAGGTTCCTGATGTAGAAGATGCTTTAGAAGCGATTCAGGAACTGTCACGCCTGTGCGGTTGA
- a CDS encoding Gfo/Idh/MocA family protein, translating to MSQRTTRREFIKQSSALGAAFWVGGQNLLAVEKSPLEKLNFASIGVGGKGSSDSKSAADNGNLIAICDIDDKRLLKAAARYPKAKKFNDYREMLTEMEGQIDAVTVSTPDHSHAPASVMAMKKGKHCFTQKPLTWSVHEARVMRETAQEHGVATQMGNQGTAKDGFREAVEVIRSGVLGNVREAHVWTNRPVWGKGVDRPPAGEPAPKHIHWDLFLGPAPYREFSTLYHPFEWRGWLDFGTGALGDMACHTMNMHVMALDLYDPQSIVAEEEGMIENETYPKSTKITYQFGERGEGKKLCPLKLTWYDGGNLPPEELLMGEKLKSSGVVLVGDEGNFYTPDDYGAEYILLPKDKFKDFKKPEQSLPRSPGHFEEFVVACKGGDPAMSNFNYASRLTETTLLGNAAIRAGKKLDWDAKKMEFTNAPEANKFLSRDYRDGWSL from the coding sequence ATGAGTCAACGTACCACTCGCCGCGAGTTTATCAAACAATCATCGGCGTTAGGCGCCGCGTTCTGGGTTGGCGGACAAAATCTGCTGGCAGTGGAAAAATCGCCGCTGGAAAAACTGAATTTTGCTTCCATTGGTGTCGGCGGTAAAGGTTCCAGCGATTCAAAATCTGCTGCCGACAATGGGAATCTGATCGCTATTTGTGATATCGATGACAAACGTCTCCTCAAAGCGGCAGCCCGATATCCCAAAGCGAAAAAATTTAATGATTACCGGGAAATGCTGACCGAAATGGAAGGCCAGATTGATGCGGTCACCGTCAGTACTCCCGATCACTCGCATGCTCCAGCCAGTGTGATGGCGATGAAAAAGGGCAAGCACTGTTTCACTCAGAAACCATTGACCTGGTCGGTTCACGAAGCACGCGTGATGCGTGAAACTGCTCAAGAGCATGGTGTGGCGACCCAGATGGGGAACCAGGGGACTGCCAAGGACGGATTCCGTGAAGCCGTCGAAGTCATTCGTTCGGGCGTACTGGGTAACGTACGGGAAGCACATGTCTGGACCAACCGACCTGTCTGGGGTAAAGGTGTTGATCGTCCTCCTGCAGGCGAACCGGCTCCCAAACACATTCACTGGGATCTGTTCCTGGGGCCAGCTCCCTACCGTGAATTCAGCACATTATACCACCCGTTTGAATGGCGTGGCTGGCTGGATTTCGGCACTGGGGCTTTGGGCGATATGGCCTGTCACACCATGAATATGCATGTTATGGCGCTGGATCTGTACGACCCACAGTCGATTGTTGCAGAAGAGGAAGGGATGATTGAAAACGAAACCTATCCTAAATCGACGAAAATTACGTATCAGTTTGGTGAGCGTGGTGAAGGAAAGAAACTCTGCCCGCTGAAGCTGACCTGGTATGATGGTGGGAATTTACCGCCGGAAGAACTGCTGATGGGTGAGAAATTGAAATCCAGTGGAGTGGTTCTGGTAGGCGATGAAGGTAATTTTTATACGCCCGATGACTACGGTGCAGAATACATTCTGCTTCCCAAAGACAAGTTCAAAGATTTCAAAAAGCCAGAACAGAGCCTGCCTCGTTCACCTGGTCACTTTGAAGAATTTGTCGTGGCCTGTAAAGGCGGCGATCCCGCGATGTCCAACTTCAACTATGCCAGCCGTTTGACAGAGACGACTCTGCTCGGGAATGCTGCTATTCGTGCCGGCAAAAAGCTGGACTGGGATGCGAAGAAAATGGAATTCACAAATGCTCCCGAAGCTAATAAATTCCTGAGCCGTGACTACCGTGATGGATGGTCTCTCTAA
- a CDS encoding DUF1559 domain-containing protein: MLQRQRRTKGFTLIELLVVIAIIAILIALLLPAVQQAREAARRSSCKNNLKQIGIAMHNYNDVHNTLPPGYLDDDPLANSSNRNLLGWGTFILPYVEQSALYDSIGSVGGFNNNWTTIPEITTGTASVPVPYSKVKLSAYICPSDPMGGINTDVGGYGKSNYTGVAGNTYRSTASAKPTGSFYDNSNVMFRDYRDGLSNTIIIGERGTEGTKNGTIWIGNYSDGAYYTQNAITSPTSAYYGINGAAGSWNFTSSHTGGCHFLLGDGAVRFLSENMDLATYGNLGYIADGNVVELP; the protein is encoded by the coding sequence GTGCTGCAACGTCAACGAAGAACTAAAGGATTTACCCTGATTGAATTGCTGGTGGTTATCGCCATCATCGCCATTTTGATCGCTTTACTGCTACCAGCAGTACAACAGGCACGGGAAGCCGCCCGCCGCAGTTCCTGTAAGAACAACCTGAAACAGATTGGCATCGCCATGCACAACTACAATGACGTGCATAACACACTGCCTCCCGGTTATCTGGACGACGATCCCCTGGCCAATTCCAGCAATCGTAATCTTCTGGGGTGGGGCACATTCATTTTGCCTTATGTAGAGCAGTCAGCACTCTACGATTCCATTGGCTCTGTGGGTGGTTTTAACAACAACTGGACAACCATCCCGGAAATCACCACTGGTACTGCCAGCGTTCCGGTTCCTTATTCCAAGGTGAAACTAAGTGCCTACATCTGTCCCTCTGATCCCATGGGCGGTATCAATACCGATGTGGGAGGCTATGGGAAATCTAACTACACGGGAGTCGCTGGCAACACATACCGCAGTACTGCCAGCGCAAAACCGACCGGTTCTTTTTATGATAACTCCAATGTTATGTTCCGTGATTATCGGGATGGATTGAGTAACACAATCATCATTGGAGAGCGGGGGACCGAAGGCACCAAGAACGGTACGATCTGGATTGGTAATTACTCAGATGGCGCTTATTACACACAGAACGCCATCACTTCTCCCACGAGTGCCTACTATGGCATTAACGGCGCAGCCGGTTCCTGGAACTTCACCAGTTCACACACCGGAGGCTGCCACTTCCTGCTCGGCGATGGAGCGGTTCGCTTTCTCAGCGAAAACATGGACCTCGCCACGTATGGGAATCTTGGATATATCGCAGACGGCAACGTAGTCGAACTGCCTTAG
- a CDS encoding M20 family metallopeptidase, translated as MDALNYTRELVAFESTSCLSNLAVSDYVEAVLKNLGFAIERLEYNDAKGIRKANIIGRRGSGQGGMAYFAHTDVVPADPWFTDEFSPFTPTQIDDKLYGRGSCDMKGSIACMLAAAKQYVERDLKHPLYITCTADEEVGYHGARNVAEKSAMYQEMVAGETHGIIGEPTRLEVVYAHKGTYGFQAISHGRAAHSSLSTGVNANLAMIPFLVEMKKLYDECMTDPRWQNEEFDPPTNGWNIGINDKTAAVNITPPQSICTVYFRPMPGQEPDELVERARSAAEKCGLEFQFKCGGTPVYTDPNSPFVNEVLQIAGKDKAKTVSYGTDGSLFPEMKNMVVFGPGDIGQAHTHDEFIELEQLELGTQKFAKLIEHWCF; from the coding sequence ATGGATGCATTGAACTATACCAGAGAGCTGGTGGCTTTTGAGTCGACCAGCTGTTTATCAAACCTGGCAGTCAGCGATTACGTCGAAGCGGTCTTAAAAAATCTGGGGTTCGCGATTGAGCGACTGGAATACAACGACGCCAAGGGAATTCGCAAGGCCAATATCATCGGCCGTCGCGGATCAGGGCAGGGGGGCATGGCCTATTTTGCTCACACCGACGTCGTTCCCGCTGATCCCTGGTTCACAGATGAGTTCAGTCCCTTCACTCCCACACAAATCGATGACAAACTCTACGGTCGTGGCAGCTGTGACATGAAAGGTTCCATTGCCTGTATGCTGGCGGCAGCCAAGCAGTATGTAGAGCGAGATTTGAAACATCCGCTTTACATCACCTGTACTGCGGATGAAGAAGTCGGCTACCACGGTGCCCGGAACGTCGCGGAAAAATCAGCCATGTATCAGGAAATGGTAGCCGGGGAAACACACGGGATTATCGGAGAACCGACCCGTCTGGAAGTGGTTTACGCTCACAAGGGGACTTATGGTTTTCAGGCGATCTCACACGGTCGAGCTGCTCATTCCAGCCTGAGCACCGGCGTGAATGCCAATCTTGCCATGATCCCGTTTCTCGTCGAAATGAAAAAACTGTATGACGAATGCATGACCGATCCCCGCTGGCAGAACGAGGAATTCGATCCTCCCACCAACGGCTGGAATATCGGCATCAACGATAAGACGGCGGCTGTTAATATCACACCGCCTCAAAGTATCTGTACGGTTTACTTCCGCCCCATGCCCGGGCAGGAGCCCGACGAACTGGTAGAGCGAGCCCGTAGTGCAGCAGAAAAGTGTGGCCTCGAATTTCAGTTCAAATGCGGTGGCACTCCCGTTTACACCGATCCGAATTCTCCCTTTGTTAACGAAGTGCTGCAGATCGCCGGTAAAGACAAAGCGAAAACGGTTTCTTATGGCACGGATGGCAGCCTGTTTCCCGAGATGAAGAATATGGTTGTATTCGGGCCAGGAGACATCGGCCAGGCGCATACCCATGATGAATTCATCGAACTGGAACAACTGGAACTGGGAACACAAAAATTTGCGAAGCTCATTGAACACTGGTGCTTCTGA
- a CDS encoding zinc ribbon domain-containing protein has translation MPEVTVTCPHCQNKLKLKSPDLLGKKVKCKSCETPFVLEADGKKKSKPAPNEYEEDFSDFDNSAMERARRARKRKGKSGTKKNTQSASTKPAKSEKKSEASLPLPLLIGGCILGLLITGGLGYFVFTTGSSLSAGQSPANKVKVPQKFAKFSPEVGDIGAEYPEGWKVENGGGQGGVQSWAKFISPDEEVTISIRGNMAGSALGSAGLAMNQGGDADDIEPPVVGIHHLMKRKFEDDYSNYEELGNYTLLKTKMGDACQSIFTTKSLLGGKQQGYRVTLLTGRVQFNLICLCDPAIFDKMRPAFDHVVNTVHEK, from the coding sequence ATGCCCGAAGTAACGGTAACCTGCCCGCATTGTCAGAATAAGTTGAAACTCAAGAGCCCTGATCTGCTCGGCAAAAAAGTCAAATGTAAATCGTGTGAGACCCCCTTTGTGTTAGAAGCCGACGGCAAGAAAAAATCGAAGCCTGCCCCCAATGAATATGAAGAAGACTTTAGTGACTTCGACAACTCTGCCATGGAACGCGCCCGACGTGCCCGAAAACGCAAAGGAAAGTCGGGCACTAAAAAAAACACTCAGTCAGCGAGCACCAAGCCTGCCAAGTCAGAAAAGAAATCGGAAGCCAGTTTACCACTCCCACTATTAATTGGTGGCTGTATACTGGGTCTGCTGATCACAGGGGGCTTGGGGTACTTTGTATTTACAACGGGCAGTTCGCTGAGTGCCGGGCAGTCGCCCGCCAATAAAGTTAAGGTGCCACAAAAATTCGCCAAATTCTCACCCGAAGTCGGCGATATTGGCGCTGAGTACCCTGAAGGCTGGAAAGTGGAAAACGGAGGCGGACAGGGGGGCGTGCAAAGCTGGGCTAAATTCATTTCTCCCGATGAAGAAGTCACGATCTCCATTCGTGGGAACATGGCCGGCTCTGCTCTGGGAAGTGCCGGGCTGGCAATGAACCAGGGTGGCGACGCCGATGACATCGAACCCCCTGTGGTTGGCATTCACCATTTAATGAAACGTAAGTTTGAAGACGACTATTCCAACTACGAAGAGTTGGGTAACTACACATTACTCAAAACTAAAATGGGAGATGCCTGTCAGTCGATCTTTACCACGAAAAGTCTGCTGGGGGGGAAACAGCAAGGCTACCGTGTGACGCTGTTGACTGGCCGGGTGCAATTCAATCTGATCTGCCTGTGTGATCCCGCGATCTTCGATAAAATGCGGCCTGCCTTCGATCATGTCGTGAATACGGTGCACGAAAAATAA
- a CDS encoding response regulator — protein MTKRVLSVGQCVPDTSSIIRFLTSNFDVEIDQADVESDTLEKLKSSEYDLVLINRKLDADYSDGIELIQKIKATSEVKSSPLMLVSNYPEYQEQAVEVGAVYGIGKDQYRDPQTTDRLQPYLG, from the coding sequence ATGACAAAACGTGTCTTAAGTGTCGGACAATGTGTGCCTGATACCAGTTCAATAATACGCTTTCTGACCAGCAACTTCGATGTAGAGATTGATCAGGCGGACGTGGAGAGTGATACACTGGAGAAATTAAAATCGAGTGAATATGACCTGGTGCTGATCAACCGTAAGCTGGATGCCGACTACAGTGACGGCATCGAACTCATCCAGAAAATCAAAGCCACTTCAGAGGTCAAATCCAGCCCACTGATGCTGGTCTCCAATTACCCGGAGTACCAGGAGCAGGCTGTTGAGGTGGGAGCGGTGTACGGCATCGGTAAAGATCAATATCGAGATCCACAGACAACAGACCGTCTGCAACCTTATTTGGGTTGA
- a CDS encoding N-acyl-D-amino-acid deacylase family protein has protein sequence MNTHDSSGVNPVFDILISGGTVIDGTGSPRYQADVGIKGDTIAAIGDLPESSGITVIDASNKVVAPGFVDVHNHSDSWLLNTPNFISKTSQGFTTEVIMADGISYAPVDRCTAADWVYYLQSLDGLYPHEYTGWESLQDYMNLIDGKNVQNVMTHIPYANLRSMACGFGRQRVDDFQMKQICADVRKGMEAGAVGLSTGLDYVAQCFSTTDELVEACQAMAEYDGLYVSHIRYKKSLMPAIEELVEIGKRAGVKVHISHMKGQHPGQAEEALEYIDKVARHEVDISFDVYPYQPGSTMLHFLLPYEVFEDGPKKAIEKLKLPEMQQRFKYGLENYLLDISAIQIAWVLTEKNKQYQGKSLSQYVEESGLPKEEALINLLIEEEMAVLLVFNMGDDRLVDLVLKHDLFMMGTDGIYMEGGMIHPRQFGSASRLLGPCVRDHKLFSLEDAVYKLSGCAARRFGMANRGFVKEQHFADLVIFDPETVQDHATYDNPQQFSSGIDYVFTNGIPIVHNNQPLEITSQTLPGRYLRYQPK, from the coding sequence ATGAACACCCATGATTCCTCAGGCGTGAACCCGGTTTTTGATATATTAATCTCAGGTGGTACTGTGATCGATGGTACCGGCTCTCCCCGCTATCAGGCAGATGTCGGCATCAAGGGGGATACCATCGCCGCGATTGGCGATCTGCCTGAAAGTTCTGGAATCACCGTCATCGACGCCTCTAACAAAGTCGTTGCCCCCGGTTTTGTCGATGTACATAACCACTCCGACAGCTGGCTGCTCAACACCCCCAACTTCATCTCCAAAACCTCTCAGGGCTTCACCACCGAAGTCATCATGGCGGATGGTATTTCGTATGCCCCCGTGGACCGCTGCACTGCTGCGGACTGGGTTTACTATTTGCAGTCGCTGGACGGGCTCTACCCCCATGAATATACCGGCTGGGAATCGCTGCAGGATTATATGAACCTGATCGATGGCAAGAATGTGCAAAACGTGATGACTCACATTCCCTATGCGAACCTGCGATCGATGGCATGTGGCTTCGGTCGTCAACGTGTAGATGACTTTCAGATGAAACAGATCTGCGCCGACGTCCGCAAAGGGATGGAAGCGGGAGCGGTTGGCCTGTCGACCGGGCTCGATTATGTCGCGCAATGTTTCTCAACCACCGATGAACTGGTCGAAGCCTGTCAGGCGATGGCCGAATACGACGGACTTTATGTCTCGCATATCCGCTACAAAAAATCGCTGATGCCGGCCATCGAAGAACTCGTGGAAATTGGCAAAAGAGCAGGGGTCAAGGTTCATATTTCCCATATGAAAGGACAACACCCGGGTCAGGCGGAAGAGGCACTCGAATACATCGACAAAGTCGCCCGCCACGAAGTCGATATCTCGTTCGACGTATATCCCTATCAGCCCGGTTCTACCATGCTGCATTTCCTGCTGCCTTACGAAGTGTTCGAAGACGGTCCCAAAAAAGCGATCGAAAAACTGAAACTCCCTGAAATGCAGCAGCGTTTCAAATACGGACTGGAAAATTACCTGCTGGATATCTCGGCGATTCAGATTGCCTGGGTGCTCACGGAAAAGAACAAACAATATCAAGGCAAATCACTGAGCCAGTATGTGGAAGAATCGGGTCTTCCCAAAGAAGAAGCATTGATCAATCTGTTGATTGAAGAAGAGATGGCTGTCCTGCTGGTCTTCAACATGGGAGATGACAGGCTCGTTGACCTCGTCTTAAAGCATGACCTGTTTATGATGGGAACAGACGGCATTTATATGGAAGGGGGCATGATTCACCCCCGACAGTTCGGTTCCGCCTCTCGTCTGCTCGGCCCCTGCGTGCGGGACCACAAGCTGTTTTCGCTGGAGGACGCTGTCTATAAATTATCCGGTTGTGCTGCCAGACGATTTGGCATGGCGAACCGTGGTTTTGTGAAAGAACAGCATTTCGCGGACCTGGTGATTTTTGATCCGGAGACCGTGCAGGATCATGCCACCTACGATAATCCGCAGCAGTTCTCCAGCGGCATCGACTATGTCTTCACCAATGGAATCCCCATCGTGCATAATAACCAGCCGCTGGAAATCACTTCACAAACACTACCCGGTCGTTATCTCCGTTATCAACCCAAATAA
- a CDS encoding SMI1/KNR4 family protein, whose protein sequence is MRGKADLNYDMNSLVPPTTREAVASLEEWLTFYFEKPVQFPDEFIDQLLNFHGGIPGKQCFNEPDGTQRMICRFCNILRKKDLLPPAEPSWRGGSDARFEYCIRLLLDADPYCGRLGESEGTLVPIAAIDTAGGFNAREMGEMDLLCLNYGNEGEPSVVTWSFEMSWAEPKYTIKVADSFKEFQNMLYERPDSFYTTNDCEYF, encoded by the coding sequence ATGCGAGGCAAAGCGGATTTGAACTACGATATGAACAGCCTGGTCCCACCGACTACGAGGGAGGCAGTAGCTTCACTGGAAGAATGGTTGACATTCTATTTCGAAAAACCGGTCCAGTTCCCCGATGAGTTCATTGATCAATTACTTAACTTTCATGGTGGCATTCCTGGAAAACAGTGTTTCAATGAGCCTGACGGTACACAACGAATGATCTGCCGCTTTTGTAATATCCTCAGAAAAAAAGATCTACTCCCTCCCGCAGAACCTAGCTGGCGGGGCGGCTCTGATGCGAGATTTGAATATTGTATACGATTATTACTGGATGCAGACCCCTATTGTGGCAGATTAGGGGAATCTGAAGGTACGTTGGTACCCATAGCGGCGATCGACACCGCAGGTGGTTTTAATGCGCGGGAAATGGGTGAAATGGATTTGCTTTGTCTCAATTATGGAAATGAAGGAGAACCTTCCGTTGTCACCTGGAGTTTTGAAATGTCCTGGGCAGAGCCCAAATATACAATCAAGGTCGCAGATTCTTTCAAAGAATTTCAGAACATGCTCTACGAACGTCCCGATAGTTTTTATACCACGAACGATTGTGAGTATTTTTAA